The nucleotide window GTGAGGTATTGGATAATATGGAATGTCACCTCGTTGAGGGTTATAATTCTGAGGGTATTCACGTGCAATTGTGGTTTTCATGTGTTTCTGACCAGTAAGGTGTTTAAATTCTGTTATTCTTGTGAATTTATGGTCATTAGGATAATTTACCGTGCCTACTTCCTGGAAAAACTCTTGATTTAATGTTTCCATTTTGAAATTTAAAGATCTGTAAGGCAATTTTCCGAACTCATAATCAAAAAAATAGTCAATTTCCCCTGTGAAAACAATTTTTCCATAGAAATTTTCCCCCAAAAATTTAATTTCACCATTATTAAATTCTAATATTTCTTTATAATTAGTATTCAATCTTATGTCGATCTGAGGGTGGGAAATCATATTTTTAAAAAGTTTGGAGTAACCTTCATAAGGCAAACCTTGGTAGCAATCCTGAAAATAACAATCATCTCTAGATAATAATACAGGGACCCTAGAAATTACCGAAGGATCAAGATCTTCAGGTTCCATACCCCATTGTTTTTTTGTATAATTTAAAAAAACTTTTTTATACACAAACTCAGCAAATCGTTGAATTTCTTTATCCTCTGATCTTTTTAGATGTAATATAGGGACCTTAACTCCATATCCATATTTATTTAAAAGTTTTTCCTCCAATTGTTTCCTTTCAATCGGGGGAAAAATTTCATACAAACTGTTTAAATTAAAGGGGATTGGAATTTTCTTCCCATCAATGAAGCCCAAAACTTTGTGATGGTATTTATTCCAATCTGTGAAAGCTGAAAGATATTCCCAAACATGCTTCAATTCTGTGTGAAATATATGTGGCCCATATTTGTGAACTAAAATGCCAGCATCATTGTAATAATCGTAGCAATTCCCACCAATATGATCCCTTTTCTCTATGATCAAAACAGTTTTATCCAAAATATTGGCTATTCTTTCAGCCATAACACAACCAGCTATCCCAGCACCTATTACAATATAATCAAACATCTTAAAACTCCAATAAGTCTATTCCTTTAACTTTAAGATAATAATACATTACAATAGTCACAAATATTTCCGTTATTACTACAGCCACAGATACTCCAAGTGCTTTAAATACTGGTGATAGTATTAAAGCTAAAATTATATTTATCACACCAGCTATTATGATTATTTTAGAAAATGCTTTTTTATAGTTAAATGGGAGCATAGTTTGAATCCCGAAAATGTTACTTAAAGCTATGATAAATGGTAAAAATGCCATAATCTGGATTAATATCACAGATTCGTTGAACTCAGGTCCTGCTAAAATATAAATGATAAATCCACCAAATAAAAAGAGTATCGTTGATATTATGAAACTAAATGTTCCGATAAGAATTGTGGTCTTTTTTAAAAAATTTATTGTATCTTGTCTTGATTTAATAGCAAGAGAACTGATATATGGATAAATTGATTGAGATATTGGACCTAAAAGACCTGAAACCATTTTTATTACTCTGTCTGCCACAGAGTAATAACCTACTACTGTGTTACTAGCAAAAAATCCTAAAATAAAGGTGTTAGAAATGGTGTATAAGCTTATGGCTGCAGTGGAAAGGAAAACATGCCATCCTTCCTTTAATTGGTATTTTATATCATTTAGGGAAGGTCTTAAAAATGTTATATCAAATTCTTTGCGAACAATCCTCAACGAATATATTCCTATTATCAACGTTCCCATAGTGTTTATTATTGGCACATAAAGATAATCTGAAGAATTCCGAACAAAAATAAATATGGATATAGTGTAAATTAGGCCAATACAAATATTTAAAATACTAATGTACCGCATCCTTTCCATACCTTGGAAAAACCATGTAGGTAGAAGCAAATTACCAACGACAAGACCAAATGTAAAAAAATATAATATCCAATCACTTCTAAACTTTTCAAAACTAAAAACAACCACCATCATTAGTAAAAAACTTAAAACCATTAAAATGGCTTTTGTAGTCATGACCGAACTATATATCTCAGAAACTTTTTCATCATCGCTTCTGTTGATAGAAATTTCCCTTGTGGCTGACCAGTTAAAACCATAATCAGTTAAAATTTGGAAGTAACCAATAAAAGCTAGGGCAAATGCTAAAAGACCGTACTTATCCGGCCCTAAAACCCGAGTTAAATAGGGGAAAGTTATTAAAGGTAGAATATAATTAAACCCTTGCAAACCGAGTAATGAAATTATATTATCTATAATTCTTTTGTAATCTTCATTACTCAAAATTTTTTTAATATAATTTAACATGAGCCAACCTGGGTTACCCTTGGATAGTTAAATAGATATTCAGATAATTTTCAGCAAGTTTATTCCAACTAAACTTCTCCTTTACCATTAAATGTCCATTTATGCCAATTTTTTTTCTTAGATCAACACTTTCAATCAAATTTATTATCACTTTGAATAGTTTTAAAACATCTTTTTCAGGTAAAATCAGACCAGTTTCCCCATCCAGAATAATGTCAGAAATCCCACCAACATCAGACCCAATAACAGGAACACCACAAGCCATAGCCTCCAACAAAACCACACCAAGCCCTTCAGTATTTCCTTGGGAATCAACAATAGAAGGCAGAACAAACAAATCAGCGGAATTGTACATCATAAGTAAGTTCTCATCAGAGACATTCTTTACAATTTCAACCTGGTCCCCAAGGTCCAGTTCATAAATTAACGATTTCAACTTTGACTCTAATGGCCCGGATCCAACGATTTTCAACCGGGCATTTTCATGTTCAGTTAAAACATGGGGCATGGCCCTTATTAAGTATTCAAATCCTTTCCTTTCTATTAAATAACCAACAGATAATATCTGGAATATGTTTTCATCTTTATAAACATCTAATGGTCTGAAAAAGTCTGTGTCCACTCCAAATGGTATTACTTCCATCTTCTCACCGTCCAGACCAGATGCAAGGCAAAAATCTTTGGTAGCATTACTTATGGTTATGATTTTAGAGGAATTATTAACCAGCCAGCGTAAACCTGAAAGCATGTGGTATCTTTTAGAAAGGTGAATCTCTTCACCATATACCGTGGTTATGTAAGGAATTCCATAAAACTTTTTCAAAAAAATTGCACCTAATCCATTGGGTATAGCCCAATGCAAATGAACAACTTCCATCTTCCTTAATTTCCGCAGTGAATAAAAAACATTGCAAAACAGATATGTTAAAACCTGAATCTTGACTAGAAACCCTTCTTTAACATTATCAATCATCCCTGCTCTTCCGGAAAGCTTTTCAAATCTTCGAGGGTAGAAATAGTGAAATCTTTCCACTTGCACCCCTTCCAGGACGTAATCTGTTTCTCCACCAGTAAAAGGTGCCAGAACATGAACTTCATGTCCTTTCTTGGCGATTTCCTTCATCAACCTGTGAACAAATATTCCATGAGGATCATCCTCAAAATCTGGATAAGCCGAAGTTATAACTCCTATTTTTATGTTAACACCACTTCATTAATTTTAAACATGGCTAAATCCGTTTATATATAGTTACAGAACCAAATCTTGCCACTGCAGCATAATTTGTGAAATTCATATCATCCCATGCACACATATAGTAATCCGGACTAACCCGGTTAAGTTCCTGATTTAAGGCCATTTTATCATCAGCAGTGAAATTGAAATCTTTAACACCCTGATATAAACTCTGATTGTCCCTGAAAACTGGCATTTTCCCCACATTTGTCTGCAGGTACCATCCAAAGTAGGGCCAGTAATCAGCATAGATTACCTTAGATTTGTAGTCGGGATCATTAATCTTTAGCCACTGACTGACATTAGACACATCCTGATTGAATATCTTATTCTTCTGATTAACCTCTTCTATTTCAGAAAGTTGCACTGCAACTGAAAATATCATCACTATGGATAGAACTAGGGCAAAAACATACAATGTGAGATTTTTCTTTTTAAAATTAAATTCAAGTGTTTGAGTGATGAAATTCAAACCTCGTGCCAGGAAATAAGCCACTGGAGGGGTCATGGAAATGAAATAACGGTGATCCTTGGCAACATACACACTTTGGAATATGAAAAAGGCCATAAACCATGAAAAGAAAAGTAAGTCCCAGCCAACATCTAATTCCAGTTCAGAAGAGACATTATAAACAAGGAGTGTGATCGCAAAGAAAATTATTTCACTCACCATGTAATTGGTTTTCCCAAAAGTAGCGACAAAAACTACCAAACAAGCCAATATTAATAGTAATTTAACTTTAATTCCGGTTTTTAAATTTTTTAGATGAGTTAAATATCCTATTTTACCAATTACTGACCCTATTTTACCAATATTCTGGTAGGAATAAACAAATAAAGCAAATACAGTAGAAAGTATGATTATCCAGGATGCTGTTCCTATGTAATAGGGCATATTTTTAACGAAATAGAGTGAATCTGGGTTGTAGGCAAAGTGTATTGTGCTCCCTGAACTTTCTGAACTTCTAAAAAACTCCATAAATGGGTATAATGCATTACCCATTTTGGCATTGAAGTATATAAATAGTGGAAGTAAAACCAGGGCCCCTAAAATCATTCCAATTACAATGTTTCGAGGATTTTTAATTTCTTGTCGATTTGCTATGATGTAGGCAAATATTGGGAAAATGATCAGTGCCAGGTTAAAGCGGGTTAAAAAAGCCAACATTGCCACAGGGAAGGCTAAGTAGAAAAATTTAGAATTTCGTTTAACACCAAGGTAAGTGAAGTACATGGCCCATATTGAAATAGAAACACTTGAAACATCGGTAAGGCCGGCTCCTGCAAAGGTGATTATTATGGGGAATGTTGCGAACAATAAACTGCCCACAAAACTAACAATAGCATTGAAACGTTCTTTTAAGAATAAATAAAGTCCAATACATCCTAAAAGGTATATGATCCCATCTATGATAGAAGTGATCCCCATATACAAACCATCAAATCGGAAATATAGGGATGCTAAAAAGGAAAGTAATGGTGGCCTTAAAAGATCAGAATACCCTATTGATTTACCTGCAAATAAAGCAG belongs to uncultured Methanobacterium sp. and includes:
- a CDS encoding glycosyltransferase family 4 protein; amino-acid sequence: MKIGVITSAYPDFEDDPHGIFVHRLMKEIAKKGHEVHVLAPFTGGETDYVLEGVQVERFHYFYPRRFEKLSGRAGMIDNVKEGFLVKIQVLTYLFCNVFYSLRKLRKMEVVHLHWAIPNGLGAIFLKKFYGIPYITTVYGEEIHLSKRYHMLSGLRWLVNNSSKIITISNATKDFCLASGLDGEKMEVIPFGVDTDFFRPLDVYKDENIFQILSVGYLIERKGFEYLIRAMPHVLTEHENARLKIVGSGPLESKLKSLIYELDLGDQVEIVKNVSDENLLMMYNSADLFVLPSIVDSQGNTEGLGVVLLEAMACGVPVIGSDVGGISDIILDGETGLILPEKDVLKLFKVIINLIESVDLRKKIGINGHLMVKEKFSWNKLAENYLNIYLTIQG
- a CDS encoding flippase, which translates into the protein MLNYIKKILSNEDYKRIIDNIISLLGLQGFNYILPLITFPYLTRVLGPDKYGLLAFALAFIGYFQILTDYGFNWSATREISINRSDDEKVSEIYSSVMTTKAILMVLSFLLMMVVVFSFEKFRSDWILYFFTFGLVVGNLLLPTWFFQGMERMRYISILNICIGLIYTISIFIFVRNSSDYLYVPIINTMGTLIIGIYSLRIVRKEFDITFLRPSLNDIKYQLKEGWHVFLSTAAISLYTISNTFILGFFASNTVVGYYSVADRVIKMVSGLLGPISQSIYPYISSLAIKSRQDTINFLKKTTILIGTFSFIISTILFLFGGFIIYILAGPEFNESVILIQIMAFLPFIIALSNIFGIQTMLPFNYKKAFSKIIIIAGVINIILALILSPVFKALGVSVAVVITEIFVTIVMYYYLKVKGIDLLEF
- a CDS encoding glycosyltransferase family 39 protein, whose protein sequence is MIKFEDKNSKIVFLVLLIITVGLITYFRVRIQLIVGPEFDGFDFLANSALFAGKSIGYSDLLRPPLLSFLASLYFRFDGLYMGITSIIDGIIYLLGCIGLYLFLKERFNAIVSFVGSLLFATFPIIITFAGAGLTDVSSVSISIWAMYFTYLGVKRNSKFFYLAFPVAMLAFLTRFNLALIIFPIFAYIIANRQEIKNPRNIVIGMILGALVLLPLFIYFNAKMGNALYPFMEFFRSSESSGSTIHFAYNPDSLYFVKNMPYYIGTASWIIILSTVFALFVYSYQNIGKIGSVIGKIGYLTHLKNLKTGIKVKLLLILACLVVFVATFGKTNYMVSEIIFFAITLLVYNVSSELELDVGWDLLFFSWFMAFFIFQSVYVAKDHRYFISMTPPVAYFLARGLNFITQTLEFNFKKKNLTLYVFALVLSIVMIFSVAVQLSEIEEVNQKNKIFNQDVSNVSQWLKINDPDYKSKVIYADYWPYFGWYLQTNVGKMPVFRDNQSLYQGVKDFNFTADDKMALNQELNRVSPDYYMCAWDDMNFTNYAAVARFGSVTIYKRI
- the glf gene encoding UDP-galactopyranose mutase gives rise to the protein MFDYIVIGAGIAGCVMAERIANILDKTVLIIEKRDHIGGNCYDYYNDAGILVHKYGPHIFHTELKHVWEYLSAFTDWNKYHHKVLGFIDGKKIPIPFNLNSLYEIFPPIERKQLEEKLLNKYGYGVKVPILHLKRSEDKEIQRFAEFVYKKVFLNYTKKQWGMEPEDLDPSVISRVPVLLSRDDCYFQDCYQGLPYEGYSKLFKNMISHPQIDIRLNTNYKEILEFNNGEIKFLGENFYGKIVFTGEIDYFFDYEFGKLPYRSLNFKMETLNQEFFQEVGTVNYPNDHKFTRITEFKHLTGQKHMKTTIAREYPQNYNPQRGDIPYYPIPHPKFVEIYKKYKEKADKFDNLILVGRLAEYKYFNMDTVVERALRIFKEEIQ